One segment of Gordonia terrae DNA contains the following:
- a CDS encoding glycerate kinase — translation MSVRVPQRILVAPSGFKESLDAVSVAGAIAAGVRRTLPGVRVDIAPIADGGEGTARILAAAGNGRLHELTVCGPTGDPVKSHWAEVGVGRNRIGVVEMAAAAGLALVPAGQRDPGATTTFGVGQLIAAALDAGVSAILVGCGDSGTCDGGAGALQALGARVLDDAGHEIGRGGGELARAASLDLTGLHPRLRETEMVIAGNPHNVLTGPNGVARVFGPQKGATPVQVDELAAALDVWADVLQRDGLPDIDYRHGPGSGASGGLGAGLAAIGGILRSRFDALLDSGLSGIDLDHRIGKADLVITAEGSIDFQTPHGKVPAEVARRAQLRGVPVVALAGSLGHGAPSVHDVGIGAIASIIAVPMALSEAVANGEQLLADAAERTMRMILLGAAVSARAGHRKRKKAV, via the coding sequence ATGTCCGTCCGAGTTCCGCAACGAATCCTGGTCGCCCCGAGTGGTTTCAAGGAGAGCCTCGACGCCGTGTCGGTGGCCGGTGCCATCGCCGCGGGGGTCCGGCGCACGCTCCCCGGGGTGCGGGTCGACATCGCGCCCATCGCCGACGGCGGCGAGGGAACGGCGCGCATCCTGGCCGCCGCGGGCAACGGGCGGCTCCACGAGCTGACCGTCTGCGGCCCCACCGGCGATCCCGTGAAGTCGCACTGGGCCGAGGTGGGCGTCGGCCGGAATCGCATCGGTGTCGTCGAGATGGCCGCCGCCGCGGGACTGGCGCTCGTCCCGGCGGGTCAGCGGGATCCGGGTGCGACCACCACCTTCGGTGTCGGACAGTTGATCGCCGCCGCGCTCGATGCGGGTGTGTCGGCGATCCTCGTCGGCTGCGGCGATTCGGGCACGTGCGACGGCGGTGCCGGGGCGCTCCAGGCCCTCGGCGCGCGCGTTCTGGATGATGCCGGGCACGAGATCGGCCGCGGTGGTGGTGAACTCGCACGCGCGGCGTCGCTGGATCTGACCGGTCTGCATCCCCGCCTCCGTGAGACCGAGATGGTGATCGCGGGCAATCCGCACAACGTCCTCACGGGGCCGAACGGTGTCGCGCGAGTCTTCGGACCGCAGAAGGGGGCGACGCCCGTACAGGTGGACGAGCTGGCGGCTGCGCTCGACGTCTGGGCGGATGTCCTGCAGCGGGACGGGTTGCCCGACATCGACTATCGCCACGGGCCCGGTTCCGGCGCCTCGGGCGGCCTCGGTGCGGGACTCGCCGCGATCGGCGGAATCCTGCGATCACGGTTCGACGCCCTGCTCGATTCCGGCCTGTCGGGTATCGACCTCGATCATCGGATCGGCAAGGCCGACCTCGTGATCACGGCCGAGGGTTCCATCGACTTCCAGACCCCGCACGGGAAGGTGCCCGCTGAGGTGGCCCGCCGCGCGCAGCTTCGAGGCGTTCCGGTGGTCGCGCTGGCCGGGTCTCTCGGTCACGGCGCACCGTCGGTCCACGATGTCGGGATCGGGGCGATCGCATCGATCATCGCGGTACCCATGGCGCTGTCGGAGGCCGTCGCCAACGGCGAACAACTTCTCGCCGACGCCGCCGAGCGCACGATGCGGATGATCCTCCTCGGCGCCGCGGTCTCGGCCCGCGCAGGACATCGGAAGCGCAAGAAGGCGGTCTGA
- a CDS encoding LppU/SCO3897 family protein — protein sequence MTNSPYQPGDPRFGPHPQPGQYPPQGGYPPPNQHYGAPPPNQVPYGTPPPYQGGPMPGGMYPPGPPFPPPPKKKRTGLWVALGVVGVLLLIVIAGGVARVLLSASQGGGITDVSDVEAGECIVVTAEPDTLKAKEVSCGDTDFHYVVAEKSITQGLCGANYSRYWVAGQDGALCLAPVYQEGRCYYLPAATTGTALAEIREIECGAPVSGGTNIRVDTKASGEPECPDADGSYFADKPRPVGYCFSVIE from the coding sequence GTGACGAACTCGCCATATCAACCGGGGGACCCTCGATTCGGGCCACACCCACAGCCCGGGCAGTATCCACCGCAGGGCGGGTACCCGCCACCGAATCAGCACTACGGTGCTCCGCCACCGAACCAGGTGCCCTATGGCACGCCGCCGCCCTATCAGGGTGGCCCGATGCCGGGTGGGATGTACCCGCCCGGCCCGCCGTTCCCGCCGCCGCCGAAGAAGAAGCGCACCGGGTTGTGGGTCGCGCTGGGCGTCGTGGGCGTACTGCTGCTCATCGTGATCGCCGGCGGCGTGGCGAGGGTGTTGCTGTCCGCGTCGCAGGGTGGTGGGATCACGGACGTCAGTGACGTCGAGGCGGGCGAGTGCATCGTCGTGACCGCGGAACCGGACACGCTCAAGGCCAAGGAAGTGTCGTGCGGCGACACCGACTTCCACTATGTCGTCGCGGAGAAGTCCATCACGCAGGGACTGTGCGGCGCCAACTACTCGCGCTACTGGGTGGCGGGCCAGGATGGTGCCCTGTGCCTTGCGCCGGTGTACCAGGAGGGGCGTTGCTACTACCTGCCGGCCGCGACCACCGGCACTGCCCTCGCCGAGATCCGTGAGATCGAATGCGGTGCACCGGTTTCCGGCGGAACCAACATCCGCGTCGACACCAAGGCTTCGGGTGAGCCCGAGTGCCCCGACGCAGATGGCAGCTATTTCGCGGACAAGCCGCGGCCGGTCGGTTACTGCTTCAGCGTCATCGAGTGA